CCCAACCGCTTCTGCCCCAGCAGCTGCCAAGGCCAGCGCAATGTGTGAACCGACGAAACCAGAGGCTCCCGTAACGGCGACGCTGCGCCCAGCGACTGTTTCGCGCGTTGCTGCCCCACTCTCAGACGTCACTCTGAAGCTGTTAACACATCACCCCTCACCCCCAAACCATCCGTGAGGCGACGAACCGAATCCAGTAGAGTGCTGCCGTGAACGAGCTCCCGCCTCCCACGCTGCCGACCTGGCTCGAACCCCAAGTCCCGTTCAAGCGCTACCGCGCTCAAGTCGGCGGCTATCAGATGCACGTGATGGAGCAGGGCCACGGCCGGCCCGTGCTGATGCTGCATGGCAACCCGACCTGGGGCTACCTGTATCGCAAGGTCGCGAGCGAGCTCGCGGGTGAACCGCTGCGGCTCATCATGCCGGACCTGATTGGGCTCGGCTTCTCCGACAAGCCGACGGATCCCCTCGCTCACCAGCTCGATCATCACGCCTCGTGGCTCGGCTCATTGATCGATCAGCTGGAGCTCGAAGACTTGATCTTCGTCGGGCAAGACTGGGGCGGTCCAATCGGGCTCAGGGCGCTGGCGGATCGCCCACAGCTGATGACGGGCCTCGTGCTGTTGAACACCGTCGCTGGTCCGCCGCGTCCAGAGTTCAAGCCGACGACCTTTCACCGCTTCGCACGCATGCCGCTGATCAGCGACTTCGTGTTTGGTCGCCTGGGCTTCCCCGAGATCGCGATGGAGCGCGTGCAAGGCGACAGGCAGAGCATCTCTGGGGAGGTCAAGCGCGCGTACCGCTATCCCCTACGGAAACATTCCGAGCGCGTCGCTCCCCTCGCCTTGGCGCGCATGGTGCCGAGCAGCCAAGA
This Polyangiaceae bacterium DNA region includes the following protein-coding sequences:
- a CDS encoding alpha/beta fold hydrolase, whose amino-acid sequence is MNELPPPTLPTWLEPQVPFKRYRAQVGGYQMHVMEQGHGRPVLMLHGNPTWGYLYRKVASELAGEPLRLIMPDLIGLGFSDKPTDPLAHQLDHHASWLGSLIDQLELEDLIFVGQDWGGPIGLRALADRPQLMTGLVLLNTVAGPPRPEFKPTTFHRFARMPLISDFVFGRLGFPEIAMERVQGDRQSISGEVKRAYRYPLRKHSERVAPLALARMVPSSQDHPSVDALTRCRELVMSFKGPIDIVWGKRDPVLGSVGRYMERILPQARFTWTDAGHFLQEEVPGPIADAVRRVHAKSS